A region of the Desulfovibrio sp. Fe33 genome:
GCGGACTGGGGCTGCTCGTGGACGGCGTTCACGATCAGGACGGACATCCGTTCAGCCGTGTGAGCGTGGAGGACAGGGAGCGCATGGCTCGGGGAGAGGGTATTTACGTTCACCTGGACTACCTTTTGTTCACCCACGAGCATCCGGACCACTTCACGCCGGGGCTGGCGTTGGAGTTCCTTCGCCGCAGGCCCGTGAGGGGCGTGTTTCTGCCGGACGCGGCCGAAGGTTCGCCAGAGCTGGCACGGTACAGGGACGCGCTCGCGGAGAAGGGCGTTCCGAACTGGTCCATGGGCCTTTTGCCGGGGCAAACCCGAACGGTGAAGCCCGAGCCGGGGCTGTCTGTGACCGCCGTGGGCGCGCGCCACATGGGGCCGCAGTTCCGGGAGGTGCGCAACGACTGCCTGCTCGTTTCCCTGGCGGGCATGAACCTGCTTTTCACCGGCGACGCCGATCATGTGCCGGATTATTACGGAGACGCCCTGAGAGGTGTGAATCTCGACGCGGTTTTCGTCAATCCGATTTTCTTCCACAATCCCGACGGCCAGGCGATTATCGACGGCATCTTCCGTCCGCGCGAGGTGTTCATCTACCACATGCCGCCGGAGGGGCGCGATCCGTTCCATCTCGCCTTCACGGTCAGGCGCGCGCTGGAACGGTACGGACGCCCGGACCTTCCGGTTCATGTGCTCGACGCGGGCAACCCCTCGGCGCGCCTCTGCCCGCCGGGCGAGTAGGGGCTGCTGATTCCTGCGGGCGGATTGCGGTCACGGCCGATTGC
Encoded here:
- a CDS encoding MBL fold metallo-hydrolase, with amino-acid sequence MTECIDIDLVANAGVMVRGGGLGLLVDGVHDQDGHPFSRVSVEDRERMARGEGIYVHLDYLLFTHEHPDHFTPGLALEFLRRRPVRGVFLPDAAEGSPELARYRDALAEKGVPNWSMGLLPGQTRTVKPEPGLSVTAVGARHMGPQFREVRNDCLLVSLAGMNLLFTGDADHVPDYYGDALRGVNLDAVFVNPIFFHNPDGQAIIDGIFRPREVFIYHMPPEGRDPFHLAFTVRRALERYGRPDLPVHVLDAGNPSARLCPPGE